In a single window of the Gadus chalcogrammus isolate NIFS_2021 chromosome 20, NIFS_Gcha_1.0, whole genome shotgun sequence genome:
- the lrrc3 gene encoding leucine-rich repeat-containing protein 3 gives MWESGGPSVSTASPLLWLLLFSGIFLGTTPARACPKSCHCVEKSGLTAVQCTSRNLDRIPPDLPRDTAVLLLSSNHITSIPSQAFKDLHHLQELDLSNNNIDTVDAGAFQGVADSLDSLDLSHNRLSHVPREAFARLQAKISLSDNPWHCECALQEVLRELRLDPETVNEVMCTTAVQEEHAGKPVIQVLDSGVNLCNFHHKTTDVAMFVTMFGWFAMVIGYVIYYVRHNQEDARRHLEYLKSLPSSTQLSKDLDTISTVL, from the coding sequence ATGTGGGAAAGCGGGGGGCCTTCCGTCTCaaccgcctcccccctcctttggCTCCTCCTGTTCTCTGGAATATTCCTGGGCACTACGCCGGCACGGGCCTGCCCCAAGAGCTGCCACTGCGTGGAGAAGAGCGGCCTGACCGCCGTGCAGTGCACCTCGCGCAACCTGGACCGCATCCCGCCGGACCTGCCCCGCGACACGGCCGTGCTCCTGCTGTCCTCCAACCACATCACCTCCATCCCCAGCCAGGCCTTCAAGGACCTGCACCACCTGCAGGAGCTGGACCTGTCCAACAACAACATCGACACGGTGGACGCCGGGGCCTTCCAGGGCGTGGCCGACAGCCTGGACTCGCTGGACCTCTCCCACAACCGGCTGAGCCACGTGCCCCGGGAGGCCTTCGCCCGCCTGCAGGCCAAGATCAGCCTGTCGGACAACCCCTGGCACTGCGAGTGTGCGCTGCAGGAGGTTCTGCGGGAGCTGCGGCTGGACCCCGAGACGGTCAACGAGGTCATGTGCACCACGGCGGTGCAGGAGGAGCACGCCGGAAAGCCTGTGATCCAGGTGCTGGACTCCGGGGTGAACCTGTGCAACTTCCACCACAAGACCACCGACGTGGCCATGTTCGTCACCATGTTCGGCTGGTTCGCCATGGTCATCGGCTACGTCATCTACTACGTGCGGCACAACCAGGAGGACGCGCGGCGCCACCTGGAGTACCTCAAGTCCCTGCCCAGCAGCACCCAGCTCAGCAAGGACCTGGACACCATCAGCACCGTGCTATAG